The segment ACGACAGAGAGGAACTTCTTCTCGTCGTCGGACAGCTCCGCCGCGGGAGCGGGCGCGGGGACCCTCTCGAGGATCGTCCAGGACGGGCCGAGCCGCTTGACGAGCGATTTCGGATTCGCGGCCTTCATCAGCCCTTCGCGGATGGCGCGGTCGATCGGAAGGTCCATCTGGATCTTCTCTTCGGTGCGGAAGCGGCCGACCTCGAACGCGATCTCCCCCGACTCCCAGTCGAACACGGACCAGAGGATCGCGGACACCTGGGCGACCACGGCGGCGGCCATCTCCGAAGGCGTCAACACTCCCATTTCGACCAGCACCTCGCCCTGGCGCTTGCCGCTTCCCTCGAGCCGCGCTCCCGATTCCTCGAGCTGCGCGGGCGCCAGCAGCTTGCGCCGGACGAGGAACTCGCCGAGGGCATCGTCCATGTCGTTCGATGTGGCGAAGACGACCTTCCCGTCGTCGAGGAAGATCTTCTTGACGGCCTCGGCCTGGCGGGCGGTGATCACGCCGGGAACCTGGTAACGGTGAATCGTCGCGAGCACCTTCGGCAGCGGCGTCGCCGAGAGGTCTCCCCGGTACTGGAATTTCGAGCTCATGGCGAACGCAGGCCGATTCTATAAGATTCCGCCGTGCTCACGGTCGCGGAAGCCCTGAATCGCATCGAGCGGGAAGTCGAGCCGATCGGTCCGGAACCGATCCGGGTGGCGGCTTCCGGCGGACGCATTCTCGCCCGCGACGTCGCCGCCGACGACGATTATCCCGCCTTCGACACGACGGCGATGGACGGCTACGCGGTGCGCGGCATCGCGCCGCCCTGGCGCGAGCGGCGCGGGACGATCGCCGCCGGCTCGGTCCCTCCGGCCGCCCTCGAGCCGGGAGAAGCCGCGCGCGTGATGACCGGCGCGCCCGTGCCGCCGGGCACCGACGCGATCGTCCCCGTCGAGGAAGCGGAAGTCTCCGGCGGACGCGTCGGAGCGCGAAGGCCTGCCGTGGCGGGGATCCACGTCCGGCGCCGCGGCGAGGTGTTCCGGCGGGGCGAAGTCCTCCTGCGCGCCGGCGAAAGGATGACGCCGGGCGCCGTCCTCCTCGCGGCGACCGTCGGCGCCGATCCGCTCGAGGTCGCGCGCCGGCCGCGCGTCCTCGTCGCCGCGACGGGCGCCGAGATCGTCGATCCGGGGAGCATCCCGTCTCCGGGGCAGATCCGGAACGGCAACGGTCCGGCGCTCGCGGCGGCGCTCGCGCGGCGCGGCATCGCGGCCGAGTCCGCGGCGGCCGTGCCCGACGACGTCGACCTCCTCGTCCGCTTCTTCGACGCCGCGCGCGGGGCGGATCTCGTGCTCACCACCGGCGGCGTCTCCGCGGGCGACTACGACCGAACGATCGAAGCCGCCGAGCGGTCCGGCTTCGAGATCCTCTTCCATGGCGTCGCCGTCAAGCCGGGCAAGCCGATCGCCTTCGGACGGCGCGGCGGAGGCTTCTGGTTCGGGCTCCCCGGAAACCCGGTCTCGGCGCTCACCACGTTCGCGATCTTCGTCGAGGCCGCTCTCGACCGCTTCGAAGGGATCCGCGAAGACCGGTTCGTCGTCGCGAAGCTCGATGCTCCCCTCCGGACGAAGCCGGGACGAGAGATCTACCGCGACGCCGTGCTCTCGGCCCGCGGTGGAGACCTCGTCGTCGCTCCCGTCGCGTCGCACGGAAGCCACGACATCCGCGCGCAGGGGCGCCGCAACGCGCTCCTCGTCCTTCCGGCCGAGGGAGGCGCGTGGGAAAGCGGCGCGCCGATGCGCTGCCTGCCGCTCACGAGGTTCCCGGGCGAGGAAAGGGGCTTCTGAGCCCGCGGCCGCGGCACGTCTCGTTCGAACGCCGTGCCGGGCCGGGGCCGTTCCGGAACACGTGCCCGGTGAGACATTTCTGAACGCGTGCCCGGGCGGGCGCGACGCGTGAAACAATCGGAAGCGGAGGGGGATTCTTGGCGCATCGCGCGGTCGTGACGGGGATGGGATGCGTTTCGCCGAACGGGATCGGCCGCGAAAGCTTCGCCGGAGCGATCCGCGGCGGCCGGTCGGGCGTCGGGAAGGTATCCCTCTTCGATCCCGAGGGTCTCCCGGTGACGATCGCCGCGGAGGTGAAGGACTTCGATCCGACCGAGCACCTTCCCGCCAAGGAGGTCGCCCGGCTCTCCCGCGCGGTCCCGATGGCGATCGCCGCCTCGACCGAAGCGCTCGAGGACGCGGGGATCGACTGGAGCCGTCTCACGCTCGAAGAGTCCCGGGAGCTCAACGTGATCCTCGGCACCGGCGGGGGCGCGATCGAATTCGCCGAGCGGATGTACCACCTCTACTACACGGGCCAGCAGCGAAAGGCGTCGGCGCACACGATCTCGACCGGAACGATCGGGACGATGTCGTCCGAGCTCTCGATGCGTTTCGGCCTCCGCGGCGCCTCGCACGTGATCACGACCGGCTGCGCCTCCTCGACCGACGCGCTCGGATACGCGTTCCGCTCGATCAAGCACGGCGAGGCGTCGATCTTCCTCGTCGGGGGAGTGGACGCGACGATCGTCCGCGGGATCATGGAGGGATTCATCCTGATGCGCGTCGTCTCGACCCGGCGGGATCACCGTCCGGAAGCCGCGTCCCGTCCTTTTTCCGGC is part of the Thermoanaerobaculia bacterium genome and harbors:
- a CDS encoding DUF4388 domain-containing protein, encoding MSSKFQYRGDLSATPLPKVLATIHRYQVPGVITARQAEAVKKIFLDDGKVVFATSNDMDDALGEFLVRRKLLAPAQLEESGARLEGSGKRQGEVLVEMGVLTPSEMAAAVVAQVSAILWSVFDWESGEIAFEVGRFRTEEKIQMDLPIDRAIREGLMKAANPKSLVKRLGPSWTILERVPAPAPAAELSDDEKKFLSVVDGRTPFVDLCRKGPGDAATNARLLFLFFSLDLIRRKAEPSLKKLHWRTHPGGGAAEG
- the glp gene encoding gephyrin-like molybdotransferase Glp, encoding MLTVAEALNRIEREVEPIGPEPIRVAASGGRILARDVAADDDYPAFDTTAMDGYAVRGIAPPWRERRGTIAAGSVPPAALEPGEAARVMTGAPVPPGTDAIVPVEEAEVSGGRVGARRPAVAGIHVRRRGEVFRRGEVLLRAGERMTPGAVLLAATVGADPLEVARRPRVLVAATGAEIVDPGSIPSPGQIRNGNGPALAAALARRGIAAESAAAVPDDVDLLVRFFDAARGADLVLTTGGVSAGDYDRTIEAAERSGFEILFHGVAVKPGKPIAFGRRGGGFWFGLPGNPVSALTTFAIFVEAALDRFEGIREDRFVVAKLDAPLRTKPGREIYRDAVLSARGGDLVVAPVASHGSHDIRAQGRRNALLVLPAEGGAWESGAPMRCLPLTRFPGEERGF
- a CDS encoding beta-ketoacyl-[acyl-carrier-protein] synthase family protein, with product MAHRAVVTGMGCVSPNGIGRESFAGAIRGGRSGVGKVSLFDPEGLPVTIAAEVKDFDPTEHLPAKEVARLSRAVPMAIAASTEALEDAGIDWSRLTLEESRELNVILGTGGGAIEFAERMYHLYYTGQQRKASAHTISTGTIGTMSSELSMRFGLRGASHVITTGCASSTDALGYAFRSIKHGEASIFLVGGVDATIVRGIMEGFILMRVVSTRRDHRPEAASRPFSGDRDGFVLGEGSWMFVVEDLDRARARGARIYGEIGGYGATCDAHHRIRLDESGDEPARAMELAMQEARLSPGEIGYLAYHGTSTELNDRVETRAVKKAFGAAALSLPGSSVKSMIGHPQGACGAAGVAATLLAMRDGFLPPTINLETADPQCDLDYVANAARPAGFETALCNCIAFGSKNSALVLRKLS